The proteins below are encoded in one region of Peribacillus muralis:
- a CDS encoding M14 family zinc carboxypeptidase, whose translation MRKIMLIVIMALIFFPETKRAEAVYSPERMEVDLKQIQEQYQLDVQIIGQTEKGKDIKAVKLGNGKKAILLVGSHHGREWLSSKLLMAMLGEYAAAYRAGKPVEGYPAGLLDQVSIWFIPMLNPDGVSIQQGDLSSLNVLEKISVWKMNRYSANWSRWKANAKGIDLNRQYPAGWKEVMSDETKPAYRFFKGRQPLQAAEAKALVKFTKEIDPLVAVSYHTSGREIFWHYHNKRENMARDYGIAKKTAELTGYELTFPEKEAVGSGFTDWFITKFNRPGMTIELSYLVDETNPPMSVFPEEWERNRAIGIMLVKEANEMHNN comes from the coding sequence ATGAGAAAAATAATGCTGATCGTAATAATGGCCTTGATTTTTTTTCCGGAAACAAAAAGGGCAGAAGCCGTGTATTCCCCTGAACGTATGGAGGTCGACCTGAAACAAATCCAGGAGCAATATCAATTGGACGTACAAATAATCGGCCAAACGGAAAAAGGAAAAGATATTAAAGCAGTCAAGTTAGGAAATGGGAAAAAAGCGATTTTGCTTGTCGGATCACATCATGGCCGCGAATGGCTAAGCTCGAAACTCCTGATGGCGATGCTTGGAGAATATGCAGCCGCATATCGTGCAGGAAAGCCCGTTGAAGGTTACCCTGCGGGATTACTGGATCAAGTCAGCATATGGTTTATTCCGATGCTGAATCCGGATGGCGTCAGCATTCAGCAAGGCGATTTATCAAGCTTGAATGTTCTTGAAAAAATATCCGTCTGGAAGATGAACAGGTATAGTGCGAATTGGTCACGTTGGAAGGCAAATGCCAAAGGGATTGACTTGAATAGGCAATATCCGGCCGGATGGAAAGAAGTCATGAGCGATGAAACGAAACCAGCTTACCGGTTTTTTAAAGGGAGACAGCCCCTTCAGGCAGCCGAGGCTAAGGCGCTCGTGAAATTCACTAAGGAAATTGATCCTCTTGTTGCGGTTTCCTACCATACGTCGGGAAGGGAAATCTTTTGGCATTATCACAATAAACGCGAAAATATGGCGAGGGATTATGGAATTGCCAAAAAAACGGCGGAATTGACTGGCTATGAACTGACCTTTCCCGAAAAAGAAGCGGTAGGCAGCGGATTTACCGATTGGTTCATCACTAAATTCAATCGTCCAGGTATGACAATCGAGCTAAGTTATTTAGTGGATGAAACAAATCCGCCAATGTCTGTATTTCCCGAGGAATGGGAAAGGAACCGGGCCATTGGAATCATGCTTGTAAAAGAAGCGAACGAGATGCATAACAATTGA
- a CDS encoding DUF3889 domain-containing protein — protein MKKVIMIFMGVFLLFQSGSILVEAAEKPDYEKYGKIAIAVVQADYPGNEVTDYEYKGRKTVAKNFVEDDFKFLVSANGVEFNVIVTVQHDLRNKKLLSLKVAEQKGK, from the coding sequence TTGAAGAAAGTCATCATGATATTTATGGGAGTTTTTTTGCTTTTCCAGTCAGGGTCGATTTTAGTTGAAGCCGCCGAAAAGCCCGATTATGAAAAATATGGAAAGATAGCGATTGCTGTCGTCCAAGCGGATTATCCCGGAAATGAAGTTACTGATTATGAATATAAGGGGAGAAAAACGGTAGCGAAGAATTTTGTCGAAGACGATTTTAAATTTTTGGTCTCAGCCAATGGAGTGGAGTTCAATGTCATCGTGACTGTGCAACATGATTTACGGAACAAAAAATTACTTAGTTTAAAGGTTGCCGAGCAAAAAGGAAAGTGA
- a CDS encoding radical SAM/SPASM domain-containing protein: MRKFKKVYVEITNICNLKCNFCPSSSLQRTLKFMDPEGFSHVIEKIKPHTDHIYFHLMGEPFLNKNLGTFLDISAENDLKVNITTNGTLIQKVKEKLLSKKALRQINISLHSFEANDTTNSLDSYVSNIADFINEAHETSEVICAIRLWNMDTAELKASNGLNDDILSMLESKLSLDIRLSEALQQKNNIKLKNRVYINMAEKFEWPELDRDIIDENIFCYALRDQLGILVDGTVVPCCLDSEGKIPLGNIFDTSLEEILNGERARNMYDGFSRRCAVEELCKRCGYAKRHKK; the protein is encoded by the coding sequence ATGAGAAAGTTCAAGAAAGTTTATGTGGAAATAACTAATATATGTAACCTGAAGTGTAATTTCTGTCCTAGCTCCAGTTTGCAAAGGACTCTGAAATTCATGGATCCGGAAGGTTTCTCGCACGTCATTGAAAAAATCAAACCACACACCGATCATATATACTTCCATCTAATGGGTGAACCATTTTTAAATAAAAATTTGGGCACATTCCTTGATATAAGTGCTGAAAATGATCTAAAAGTGAACATTACAACAAATGGTACTTTAATTCAAAAGGTAAAGGAAAAACTCCTTTCGAAAAAAGCCCTTCGTCAAATCAATATATCCCTTCATAGCTTCGAAGCGAATGACACAACCAATAGTCTTGATTCATATGTCAGCAATATTGCCGATTTCATAAATGAGGCCCATGAAACAAGTGAAGTGATTTGTGCCATCCGATTATGGAATATGGATACAGCTGAATTAAAAGCGAGCAATGGCCTGAACGACGATATTCTTAGCATGTTGGAGAGTAAGCTATCATTGGACATTCGTCTTAGTGAAGCACTTCAGCAAAAGAATAATATCAAGTTGAAGAATCGAGTATATATAAATATGGCTGAAAAATTTGAATGGCCAGAATTGGACCGTGACATTATTGATGAGAATATATTCTGTTATGCACTAAGAGATCAGTTGGGAATCTTGGTGGATGGCACGGTTGTGCCTTGTTGCTTGGATAGTGAAGGGAAAATCCCCCTTGGCAATATTTTTGACACGTCACTTGAAGAAATTCTTAATGGTGAACGTGCGAGAAATATGTATGATGGCTTTTCCAGGAGATGCGCCGTTGAAGAGTTGTGTAAACGCTGCGGTTATGCGAAGCGTCATAAAAAATAA
- a CDS encoding MurR/RpiR family transcriptional regulator, translated as MDLQQKVKEVFPDLSTGQKKVAKYLLVQSHTCAVTSAQKLGEEIGVSETAIIRFCYSLGLSGFAELQKLIRNQLI; from the coding sequence ATGGATTTACAGCAAAAAGTCAAGGAAGTGTTCCCTGATTTATCAACTGGTCAAAAAAAAGTAGCAAAATATTTGTTAGTGCAATCACATACATGTGCTGTCACCTCAGCCCAAAAGCTTGGGGAGGAAATTGGCGTCAGTGAAACCGCGATCATACGTTTTTGCTATTCATTAGGTTTAAGTGGATTTGCGGAACTTCAAAAACTTATCCGTAATCAATTAATATAA
- a CDS encoding MurR/RpiR family transcriptional regulator: MTENSVFLAISFHRYVKETVKITEMAKRAGAIVIGLTDSELAPIAEFTDILLPISTPRTSTIDTAPVLFSVLNSLVAGVSIKDEQRFKERKAMYDAFNQDDYFF, from the coding sequence ATGACTGAAAATTCCGTTTTCCTGGCCATTTCGTTTCATCGATACGTAAAAGAGACCGTGAAGATAACGGAAATGGCTAAACGCGCCGGTGCTATTGTCATCGGCTTGACTGATTCCGAGCTGGCTCCAATTGCCGAGTTCACGGACATTTTATTGCCGATTTCAACACCGAGGACATCCACCATCGATACGGCGCCTGTTTTATTCTCTGTATTGAATAGTTTAGTAGCGGGAGTATCGATTAAAGATGAACAACGTTTCAAAGAAAGAAAAGCCATGTATGATGCGTTCAATCAAGATGACTATTTCTTTTGA
- a CDS encoding M20 peptidase aminoacylase family protein: MDIKQAIQALRPRIFEIFDHLHAHPETSWNEVNTTAFISDILRENLCTPQTLESCTGVIGEIGAGVFTVGLRSDIDALWQEVRGTFQANHSCGHDGHMTLALGVFLVLTELDYRPAGKLRFIFQPAEEKGTGALKMIEENVLEGVDFLYGVHVRPMEEVKDGQAAPAIFHGAAQFMKGEIVGTDAHGARPHQGQNAIEIGAAFVTLLNGIHLNPSIPYSVKMTQFAAGGESANIIPGKATFSLDLRAQDNEVMKMLTKKVGKVAEALATANDVEMTLQPVSNVAAAVVNEQAQEIMAEAIADTLGKENLVAPVVTTGGEDFHFYTLKKPEIKATMLGLGCDLAPGLHHPDMTFNKDALLSGIEILTKAIILTFEKYGEGESRHGR, translated from the coding sequence ATGGATATTAAACAAGCGATCCAAGCATTAAGGCCGCGCATCTTCGAGATATTCGATCATCTGCATGCCCATCCTGAAACGAGCTGGAATGAAGTGAATACGACAGCCTTCATTTCCGATATCTTAAGGGAAAACCTTTGTACGCCACAAACCCTCGAAAGCTGCACAGGAGTAATCGGGGAAATCGGCGCCGGTGTTTTCACGGTCGGTCTGCGATCCGATATCGATGCTCTTTGGCAGGAGGTGCGTGGGACGTTTCAGGCTAATCATTCCTGTGGTCATGACGGACATATGACCTTGGCACTTGGAGTGTTCCTTGTATTGACTGAGCTGGACTATAGGCCGGCAGGAAAGCTGAGGTTCATTTTTCAGCCCGCTGAGGAAAAAGGGACTGGTGCTTTGAAGATGATTGAAGAAAATGTATTGGAAGGTGTCGATTTCCTTTATGGCGTGCATGTAAGGCCGATGGAGGAAGTGAAGGACGGGCAGGCTGCACCAGCCATTTTCCATGGTGCCGCACAGTTCATGAAAGGCGAAATAGTCGGGACGGACGCCCATGGGGCAAGACCGCATCAAGGGCAAAATGCGATTGAAATAGGAGCGGCATTCGTCACATTGTTAAATGGCATTCACCTCAATCCATCGATACCGTATTCAGTGAAGATGACGCAATTTGCTGCTGGAGGTGAAAGTGCCAATATCATTCCTGGAAAAGCCACTTTCTCATTGGATTTACGTGCCCAAGATAATGAAGTGATGAAGATGCTCACCAAAAAGGTAGGAAAAGTTGCAGAGGCGTTGGCGACTGCTAACGATGTTGAAATGACTCTTCAGCCCGTATCTAATGTAGCTGCAGCAGTTGTGAACGAACAAGCACAGGAAATCATGGCTGAAGCGATAGCCGATACACTCGGAAAAGAAAATTTGGTAGCGCCTGTCGTAACAACGGGAGGGGAAGATTTTCATTTTTATACGCTAAAAAAACCAGAGATCAAAGCGACGATGCTTGGGTTGGGGTGTGATTTGGCACCGGGGCTCCATCATCCTGACATGACCTTCAACAAAGATGCTTTGTTGTCAGGGATTGAAATCCTGACGAAGGCCATCATTCTTACTTTTGAGAAGTATGGGGAGGGGGAGTCTCGGCATGGCAGATGA
- a CDS encoding SpoVR family protein translates to MNGAEQKALEYAISEITEIATGFGLDFYPMRYEICPSEIIYTFGAYGMPTRFSHWSFGKQFHKMKLQYDFGLSKIYELVINSDPCYAFLLDSNSLVQNKLIVAHVLAHCDFFKNNIRFNNTKRDMVESMSATAERIRDYEILHGKKEVETFLDALLAIEEHIDPSLMRPKLAWTMEDEEEEEEIKPAATQYDDLWNLDSKDKPKKSSMKKRKKFPPRPEKDIMLFIEQYSRDLADWQRDIMTMIREEMLYFWPQLETKIMNEGWASYWHQRIIRELDLSSGEAIEFAKLNAGVVQPSRTSINPYYLGLKVIEDIEDRYDNPTEEMIRLGVKPGSGREKMFEVREIESDISFLRNYLTKDLVMREDMYLFQKQGKDYKIVDKAWEQVRDQLVSMRVNGGFPYITVNDGDYMRNGELYLKHWFEDIELDLKYLEKVMPYIHQLWGRSVHMESVMEGKEVLFSYDGKGIHRKYL, encoded by the coding sequence ATGAATGGAGCGGAGCAAAAGGCTCTGGAATATGCCATTAGTGAGATTACTGAAATAGCAACAGGGTTCGGGTTGGATTTTTACCCGATGCGTTATGAGATTTGCCCTTCGGAAATCATTTATACATTTGGTGCTTATGGGATGCCAACCCGTTTTTCCCACTGGAGCTTCGGGAAGCAATTCCACAAGATGAAACTGCAGTATGACTTTGGGTTAAGCAAAATCTATGAACTTGTCATTAACTCTGATCCTTGTTACGCTTTCCTGCTGGACTCCAATTCACTTGTACAGAATAAATTGATTGTTGCCCATGTATTGGCGCATTGTGATTTCTTCAAAAATAATATTCGTTTCAATAATACGAAGAGGGATATGGTGGAAAGCATGTCAGCCACCGCAGAAAGAATCCGGGATTATGAAATCCTGCATGGAAAAAAGGAAGTGGAAACGTTCCTTGATGCACTTTTAGCCATCGAAGAACACATCGATCCTTCACTAATGAGACCGAAGCTAGCTTGGACAATGGAAGACGAGGAAGAGGAAGAGGAAATAAAACCGGCAGCTACGCAATACGATGATCTATGGAATCTGGATAGTAAAGATAAACCGAAAAAATCGAGCATGAAAAAAAGAAAAAAATTCCCACCGCGGCCTGAAAAGGATATTATGCTTTTCATTGAACAGTACAGCCGGGATTTAGCCGATTGGCAGCGGGATATCATGACGATGATCCGGGAAGAGATGCTGTATTTCTGGCCTCAGCTGGAAACGAAAATCATGAACGAAGGCTGGGCTTCTTACTGGCATCAACGCATCATCCGTGAATTGGATTTATCCTCAGGGGAGGCAATCGAGTTCGCTAAGCTGAATGCTGGAGTCGTCCAACCATCACGGACCAGCATCAATCCTTATTATCTTGGATTGAAGGTGATTGAGGATATTGAGGATCGCTATGATAATCCAACGGAAGAAATGATCAGGCTGGGCGTCAAGCCTGGATCTGGTCGGGAAAAAATGTTCGAGGTCAGGGAAATCGAATCGGATATTTCCTTTCTCCGCAATTATTTGACGAAGGACCTGGTCATGCGGGAGGATATGTATTTATTCCAAAAGCAGGGAAAAGATTATAAAATCGTCGATAAGGCATGGGAGCAGGTCCGCGATCAGCTTGTCAGCATGAGGGTGAACGGCGGTTTCCCTTATATCACCGTGAATGATGGCGACTATATGCGTAATGGTGAGCTATATCTAAAGCATTGGTTCGAAGATATTGAACTGGACCTGAAATACCTCGAAAAAGTCATGCCCTATATCCATCAGCTCTGGGGACGGTCCGTGCATATGGAATCGGTGATGGAAGGAAAAGAAGTCTTGTTTTCCTATGATGGAAAAGGGATTCATCGAAAATATTTATAA
- a CDS encoding MFS transporter: protein MKKEGVWTKDFISISMVNFGLMLSMYLLLVTMAPYAIEKYDVSVSTAGLAASIFIIGALVSRLFAGRYIESIGNKRMLVMGIAINIIMTFFYFLPANIVALMVIRFLQGIGVGMATTATGTIVGKVIPANKYGEGIGYFSLSAVLAAAIGPLIGVALIEYSNYTSIFFFSLVMGVISLIISVLVNPPVKEIMTSASSRFAFSSFIEPKALPISISIFVIALGYSSILSFITAYTAEIDLVEAGSFYFLVYAIAILVSRPFTGKLVDLKGGNSVAYPGLVLFAIGMFLISQAQTSFVFLVASAFVGLGYGNFQSCTQSLAIKMTPRERIGLATSTYLVFLELGIGFGPFILGCFVPLIGYRGMYLSLAGLIMLGIPLYHVLHGRKDKEALFSKMT from the coding sequence TTGAAAAAAGAAGGAGTATGGACGAAAGATTTTATTTCCATATCGATGGTTAACTTTGGCTTAATGCTATCGATGTATTTACTGTTGGTAACGATGGCCCCTTATGCAATTGAAAAATATGATGTTTCCGTCAGTACTGCAGGATTGGCGGCCAGTATCTTCATCATTGGAGCTCTTGTGAGTCGGTTATTTGCAGGGCGGTACATAGAAAGTATAGGGAATAAAAGAATGCTGGTGATGGGCATTGCCATTAATATCATAATGACCTTTTTTTACTTTCTGCCTGCCAATATAGTAGCCCTCATGGTAATTCGCTTTTTACAGGGAATCGGTGTGGGAATGGCCACTACAGCAACCGGAACAATCGTAGGAAAGGTCATCCCGGCCAATAAATATGGAGAGGGAATCGGTTATTTCAGTTTGAGTGCAGTTTTGGCGGCGGCAATCGGTCCTTTGATTGGTGTCGCGCTGATAGAATATAGTAATTACACGAGTATTTTCTTCTTTTCATTAGTGATGGGAGTGATAAGCTTGATCATTTCCGTTCTTGTGAATCCCCCAGTAAAGGAGATCATGACATCAGCGAGTAGCCGATTTGCATTTTCCAGCTTCATTGAACCTAAGGCGTTGCCGATTTCAATTTCGATATTCGTGATAGCTCTTGGATATTCAAGCATCCTTTCATTCATCACCGCTTATACTGCCGAAATCGATTTAGTGGAGGCGGGCAGTTTTTACTTTCTTGTCTATGCAATCGCCATTTTGGTTTCAAGACCATTTACAGGGAAGCTGGTTGATTTGAAAGGCGGCAATAGTGTAGCCTATCCCGGCTTGGTATTATTTGCGATTGGCATGTTCTTAATTAGCCAGGCGCAAACAAGTTTCGTCTTTTTGGTGGCATCGGCATTTGTCGGATTAGGATATGGGAACTTTCAATCTTGTACGCAGTCTCTTGCCATCAAGATGACTCCTAGGGAAAGAATTGGATTGGCAACATCGACATATCTCGTTTTTCTTGAATTGGGTATCGGTTTTGGTCCCTTCATATTAGGCTGTTTTGTACCTTTAATCGGATATAGAGGTATGTATTTATCGCTGGCAGGCCTAATCATGTTGGGCATCCCTCTCTACCACGTACTTCACGGGAGGAAAGATAAGGAAGCTCTTTTCTCGAAAATGACATGA
- a CDS encoding SurA N-terminal domain-containing protein: MKKLLYPIVIGLLAVGLTACGSNDEADKKNDEKETKTTEAQKSKETAKATEEQQKKMEEMQKKLDKQKVDEKKTVAIVNDEKITGAEYNTVLSTTQMQMQQFGQDPTSKEGAKQIKEQTINSLVGQTLLLQAADEKGYTASKAEIEKQLAKIKEQYETEEKFQEAMKQAGLNSKMLNTQIAENIPYTKYVDKEIKVEEPTDEEIQKYYDQIAEQSKASGQEVKKLDEMKPQIKEQLEQQKKQEKLVKHVEELQKKAKVDIKI, translated from the coding sequence ATGAAAAAACTATTGTATCCTATCGTTATCGGATTATTGGCTGTCGGCCTGACCGCTTGTGGTTCGAACGATGAAGCGGATAAAAAAAATGACGAAAAAGAAACTAAAACAACCGAGGCTCAGAAAAGCAAAGAAACGGCTAAAGCAACTGAGGAACAACAAAAGAAGATGGAAGAAATGCAAAAGAAATTGGACAAGCAAAAAGTGGATGAAAAGAAAACGGTAGCCATCGTCAATGACGAAAAAATTACCGGAGCGGAATATAACACTGTGTTATCGACGACACAAATGCAAATGCAGCAATTTGGACAAGACCCAACATCCAAGGAAGGTGCCAAGCAAATTAAAGAGCAAACCATCAATTCTTTAGTGGGACAAACATTATTGCTTCAAGCTGCTGACGAAAAAGGCTACACAGCCTCCAAGGCTGAAATCGAAAAGCAACTTGCCAAAATCAAAGAGCAATATGAAACTGAAGAAAAATTCCAGGAAGCGATGAAGCAAGCAGGCTTGAATTCTAAAATGCTCAACACGCAAATCGCCGAGAATATCCCCTATACGAAGTACGTAGACAAAGAGATTAAAGTAGAAGAACCAACGGATGAAGAAATCCAAAAATATTATGACCAAATTGCCGAACAATCAAAGGCAAGCGGGCAAGAGGTAAAGAAATTGGATGAAATGAAGCCACAGATCAAGGAACAACTAGAACAGCAAAAGAAACAAGAAAAGCTTGTGAAACATGTGGAAGAACTTCAGAAAAAGGCGAAGGTCGATATTAAAATCTAA
- a CDS encoding HD domain-containing phosphohydrolase, protein MKDKAVLPIVLSGYLKLGDAVIITDQDHRILDINRYYEQTTGYSRDSIIGFKAGFLKSGLTPAATYTSLKSEMKRGNPWSGVFTNRKKSGEIWHSSITITPIQLENKLYFVGIFRELEQLKEGIYLSEKKRAETQRELLKVLAISCEIRDPGIEEHLLRVQTLSEKLVYMHDRRMQLKLSESYKSHIAHASILHDIGKAEIPEGILYKPGPLSPYERKIIEMHPLMGADILNKISREINNEVISSLEVAENIILYHHEKWDGTGYPHRLKGEEIPLEARITAIVDVFDALTSRRAYKDSWSVARALSFLNEQKGKHFDPDMVESFFNYFDERGE, encoded by the coding sequence TTGAAAGATAAAGCTGTGCTGCCGATAGTATTGTCGGGGTATTTAAAGCTGGGGGATGCTGTCATCATTACTGATCAAGATCATCGTATACTTGATATTAATCGTTATTATGAACAGACGACAGGGTATTCCAGGGACAGCATCATCGGATTCAAAGCTGGGTTTTTAAAGTCAGGGTTAACACCAGCAGCTACCTATACATCTTTAAAAAGCGAAATGAAGAGGGGAAATCCTTGGTCTGGGGTTTTCACCAATCGGAAGAAATCAGGTGAAATTTGGCATTCCTCAATAACGATTACACCTATTCAATTGGAAAATAAGTTGTATTTTGTCGGGATTTTTCGAGAATTGGAACAATTGAAGGAAGGGATTTATCTCTCGGAAAAGAAAAGGGCAGAGACGCAGAGGGAATTATTGAAGGTTCTAGCCATTTCATGCGAAATTCGCGATCCAGGCATAGAGGAGCATTTATTGAGAGTGCAAACATTAAGCGAAAAGCTGGTATACATGCATGATCGGCGAATGCAGCTGAAGCTGTCTGAAAGCTATAAGAGCCATATTGCTCACGCCAGTATTTTACATGATATCGGAAAGGCCGAGATTCCTGAAGGGATATTATACAAGCCAGGTCCATTATCTCCTTATGAACGAAAAATCATCGAGATGCATCCACTAATGGGTGCCGATATTTTGAATAAGATTTCTAGGGAAATAAACAATGAGGTCATCAGTAGTCTCGAAGTGGCGGAAAATATTATCCTCTATCACCATGAAAAATGGGATGGAACGGGATATCCCCATCGTCTAAAAGGAGAGGAAATCCCATTGGAAGCAAGGATAACTGCGATTGTGGATGTGTTTGATGCCTTGACCAGCAGAAGGGCGTATAAAGACTCTTGGTCAGTGGCGAGGGCATTATCTTTCTTGAACGAACAAAAAGGAAAGCATTTCGATCCAGACATGGTAGAGTCTTTCTTCAATTATTTTGATGAAAGGGGAGAGTAG
- a CDS encoding TVP38/TMEM64 family protein: MIDMHFISEALASSGPLSIVVSIILNILISVLGFIPSVFITAANITVFGFHKGLIVSYIGEITGAAVSFWLYRRGIQALPPKFMKNRWIMRLHESQGYPAFWMILLLRLLPFIPSAVINLAAALSRSSLMIFLIATLIGKLPALLIEAYSVTQVLQASGKVKIGLVLLISIIAVLYYVRKIRIKN; this comes from the coding sequence ATGATCGATATGCATTTCATTTCAGAGGCTTTGGCATCAAGCGGACCTCTGTCCATTGTTGTCAGTATAATCTTGAACATATTGATTAGCGTGCTTGGTTTTATTCCGAGCGTATTCATCACTGCAGCCAATATCACCGTATTTGGATTTCATAAGGGATTGATCGTTTCTTACATAGGGGAAATTACAGGAGCGGCAGTGAGCTTTTGGTTATACCGGAGAGGCATTCAAGCACTCCCACCAAAGTTCATGAAAAACCGCTGGATCATGCGGCTGCATGAGTCACAAGGATATCCTGCATTTTGGATGATCTTATTGCTAAGGCTCCTTCCTTTCATCCCTTCCGCCGTGATTAACCTTGCCGCTGCATTAAGCAGGTCGAGCCTCATGATTTTCCTCATCGCCACATTAATAGGAAAACTGCCCGCCCTCCTCATCGAGGCGTACTCGGTGACACAAGTTTTACAGGCTTCAGGCAAGGTAAAGATCGGTTTAGTGCTGTTGATCAGCATTATCGCAGTTCTTTATTACGTTAGAAAAATAAGAATAAAGAACTAA
- a CDS encoding response regulator transcription factor produces MKTAVLVDDEQRMLDLLELYLEPHGYTCIKKDSAHDAVLFLKHNHADIVILDVMMPNMDGWEACKRIRSFSAIPIIMLTARNAAEEMVKGLKYGADDYITKPFNEDVLLARIEAVTRRVLQHEVDGVFFKGLKLNESAYEAHYQTKAISLTPKEFSMLSLFLKSPDQVYSRDHLLSTIWGYGTNTEDRTIDSHIRNIREKLRHAGFPADVHLKTIWGVGYKWSSS; encoded by the coding sequence ATGAAGACAGCAGTTCTGGTAGATGATGAACAAAGAATGTTGGATTTGTTAGAGCTATATCTTGAACCTCACGGATATACGTGCATAAAGAAGGACTCCGCGCATGATGCGGTACTGTTCTTGAAGCATAATCATGCTGACATCGTCATTCTCGATGTAATGATGCCCAACATGGATGGTTGGGAAGCATGCAAAAGGATCCGGTCGTTTTCCGCCATCCCCATTATCATGCTCACCGCCAGGAATGCAGCCGAAGAAATGGTGAAAGGGTTGAAATATGGCGCCGATGATTATATAACGAAGCCCTTTAATGAAGATGTTTTACTGGCCAGGATTGAAGCTGTGACAAGACGGGTGCTCCAACACGAAGTCGATGGGGTGTTCTTTAAAGGGTTAAAATTAAATGAATCCGCTTATGAAGCTCATTATCAAACCAAAGCCATTTCACTAACCCCAAAAGAATTTTCCATGTTGTCCTTGTTTTTAAAATCACCTGATCAAGTGTACTCCAGGGATCATCTGCTCTCGACCATCTGGGGTTATGGGACGAACACGGAAGATCGGACAATCGATTCACACATCCGAAATATTAGGGAAAAATTGCGTCACGCCGGCTTTCCAGCAGATGTGCATTTGAAAACGATTTGGGGCGTGGGATATAAATGGAGTTCTTCATGA